The following coding sequences are from one uncultured Desulfobacter sp. window:
- a CDS encoding EAL domain-containing protein: MIDCIKEKILIVDDTPANIDVLGGILSRDYDICVAISGHMALDIVNSGEIPDLILLDIMMPEMDGYEVARLLKSNQDTSHIPIIFVTAKVEDEDEAMGFEMGAVDYIRKPVNAPITLARIKSQLELKRYRDQLSWMVKKKSHKVKHSQKALVKEKQKRIQVQGDLKNTSEQAHKSQAYFRELFMNSPYGIVLIGRDKKVLNSNKSFSDLFGYTHSDLVLNEFPASNAREQAREKIKDLVQKALAGRTGKTETGYRHKKGYNIQVSALAYPIKIDGVVQAVFIFFEDITQRKLFEQKLHHQAFHDALTGIANRRYFTEQLDTFLSMQKKKLNFRFAVLLIDLDRFKNVNDSLGHQAGDQLLKMVAEKIKVCLRNNDLFARLGGDEFAILLSDVDSDDQISTIAERITKAAASPFIINGQDVRISASIGVVNQTLKYDKGDSLIRDADLAMYHAKDSGKAQFQFFSSRMHESALTCLTIETELRKALERNELVLYFQPIINIKSKVLEGFEALIRWRHPRRGVVQPGQFISIAEETGLILPIGDWVIQEGCNKLLQLKKKTGRSLTMNVNVSIRQFLQNDFADKLKGEISKSGLSPQDIKLEFTESLLMEHTQQALKKLYVLRDLGVKLAIDDFGTGYSSLSYLQQFPIDQIKIDRSFINAMEQQKESREIVKSILALANSLNLSTVAEGVETQSQLDQLANFSCGSAQGYFIAKPMSWESLQVYT; encoded by the coding sequence ATGATCGATTGCATAAAGGAAAAAATCCTAATTGTTGACGATACCCCGGCCAACATAGACGTGCTAGGGGGTATTCTTTCCCGGGATTATGACATCTGTGTGGCCATCAGCGGTCACATGGCCCTTGATATCGTCAATTCCGGAGAAATCCCCGATCTGATTCTGCTTGATATCATGATGCCCGAAATGGACGGCTACGAGGTGGCAAGGCTTTTGAAATCCAACCAGGACACCAGCCACATACCCATTATTTTTGTAACCGCTAAAGTTGAAGATGAAGATGAAGCCATGGGATTTGAGATGGGGGCTGTGGATTATATCAGAAAACCGGTCAATGCCCCCATTACCCTTGCCCGCATCAAATCCCAGCTTGAGCTCAAGCGCTACAGGGACCAGCTGTCCTGGATGGTGAAAAAAAAATCGCACAAGGTGAAACACTCCCAAAAGGCCCTGGTCAAAGAAAAACAAAAGCGGATACAGGTGCAGGGGGATCTTAAAAACACGTCCGAGCAGGCCCACAAAAGCCAGGCCTATTTCAGGGAGCTGTTCATGAATTCGCCTTACGGTATCGTCTTGATCGGCAGGGATAAAAAAGTACTCAACAGCAACAAAAGCTTTTCTGACTTGTTTGGATATACACATTCAGACCTTGTTCTCAATGAATTCCCCGCAAGCAACGCCAGAGAACAGGCCCGGGAGAAAATTAAAGATCTTGTACAAAAAGCACTGGCGGGCCGAACCGGCAAAACAGAAACAGGATACCGGCATAAAAAAGGATACAACATTCAGGTTTCGGCCCTGGCTTATCCGATTAAAATTGATGGTGTTGTCCAGGCCGTGTTTATTTTTTTTGAAGACATTACCCAACGAAAACTGTTCGAACAAAAACTGCACCATCAGGCATTCCATGATGCCCTGACCGGGATTGCCAACCGACGGTATTTCACCGAACAACTTGACACCTTTTTGTCGATGCAGAAAAAAAAATTAAACTTCAGGTTCGCTGTTCTTCTTATAGATCTGGACCGCTTTAAAAATGTCAATGACTCTTTAGGACACCAGGCCGGGGACCAGCTTTTAAAAATGGTGGCTGAAAAAATCAAGGTGTGCTTGCGGAACAATGACCTTTTTGCCCGGCTGGGCGGAGACGAGTTTGCCATCCTGCTTTCAGATGTCGACTCCGATGATCAGATATCCACCATCGCCGAACGTATAACAAAGGCGGCCGCATCCCCTTTCATCATTAACGGGCAGGACGTCCGGATTTCCGCCAGCATCGGGGTGGTGAACCAGACATTGAAATATGATAAGGGTGACAGCCTGATCCGGGATGCCGACCTTGCCATGTACCATGCCAAGGATTCAGGCAAAGCCCAGTTCCAGTTCTTTTCAAGCCGGATGCACGAAAGCGCTCTCACGTGTCTTACCATTGAAACAGAACTGAGAAAGGCCTTGGAGCGAAACGAACTTGTACTATATTTTCAACCCATTATAAACATTAAGTCAAAAGTTCTGGAAGGATTTGAGGCATTGATTCGCTGGCGCCATCCCCGTCGGGGTGTGGTGCAACCGGGCCAGTTCATCTCCATCGCAGAGGAGACCGGTCTGATTCTTCCCATAGGGGACTGGGTCATTCAGGAGGGGTGCAACAAACTTCTGCAATTAAAGAAAAAAACCGGCAGGTCACTAACTATGAATGTTAATGTATCCATCAGACAATTCCTGCAGAATGACTTTGCCGACAAACTTAAAGGCGAAATTTCAAAATCCGGGCTATCCCCCCAGGACATCAAACTTGAGTTCACAGAGTCCCTTTTAATGGAACATACACAACAAGCCCTAAAAAAACTATATGTTCTGCGTGATCTTGGGGTCAAATTGGCCATTGATGATTTCGGCACAGGCTACTCATCGCTGTCGTATTTGCAGCAATTTCCCATTGACCAGATCAAAATTGACCGTTCCTTTATCAACGCCATGGAACAGCAGAAAGAGAGTCGGGAAATAGTTAAGTCCATTCTGGCCCTGGCCAACTCACTAAACCTATCCACTGTGGCAGAAGGGGTGGAAACCCAATCACAGCTGGACCAACTGGCGAATTTTTCCTGCGGCAGCGCCCAGGGCTATTTTATTGCCAAACCGATGTCCTGGGAATCTCTACAAGTTTATACCTGA
- a CDS encoding ATP-binding protein: MLRVKTKYRLLSSLHMLLPVMVIIFFTRNTSFFYDASFQIALTICTCLILFNARFSPFPFGLQWLCFRQVEQIASLCLDIKHGNYRYFETPNEPLEPEDENELIFLMRSMNWMVRQIELREVMLEKQVAKRTRELETTNDELRIARDAAKASSNAKSQFLANMSHEIRTPMNAIIGISDLMRKAGLPPQMNEYASIINTSSKDLLKIINNVLDFSKIDAGKLSIEQVPVNLQNLIEEVIDIFKPGVAQKSVKLITDIHENVPSQIETDPLRLKQVITNLVSNAVKFTHQGEILIRITARDQENDEGVYLEISIHDTGIGMDQQALDTLFHAFTQEDGSTARKFGGTGLGLAISKNLVELMGGQIFVSSTKGKGSCFSFTILTQRRMASHLAAADQHALQNKKTYKPKQPDLNTGTVKMGRQFHRTCETDTAVNKKIDERSGDTGPDAEQKLCDQVIEMITKMGTLLNKNSLDAKLHAAALTKKLAGTVFAENANTLALQIKHFDFPNARKTFESLEAEIRNHLS; encoded by the coding sequence ATGCTCAGAGTAAAAACCAAGTATCGGCTGCTCTCCTCACTGCACATGTTGCTCCCGGTGATGGTGATTATTTTTTTTACCAGGAATACATCCTTTTTTTACGATGCCTCCTTTCAAATTGCTTTGACCATCTGTACATGCCTGATACTTTTCAATGCCAGATTCAGTCCTTTTCCTTTTGGGCTTCAATGGCTTTGTTTCAGGCAGGTAGAGCAAATCGCCTCCCTGTGCCTGGATATAAAACACGGCAACTACAGATATTTTGAGACCCCGAATGAACCGCTTGAACCAGAAGATGAAAATGAATTAATCTTCCTGATGCGCAGCATGAACTGGATGGTCCGCCAGATTGAACTCAGGGAGGTCATGCTGGAAAAACAAGTGGCAAAACGCACCCGGGAACTTGAAACCACCAACGACGAACTCCGGATCGCCCGGGATGCAGCCAAAGCATCGTCCAATGCGAAAAGTCAATTCCTTGCCAACATGAGCCACGAAATCCGGACACCCATGAATGCCATCATCGGCATAAGCGATCTCATGCGCAAAGCCGGCCTCCCGCCCCAGATGAATGAGTACGCAAGCATCATCAATACATCGTCAAAGGATTTATTAAAAATCATTAACAACGTCCTTGATTTTTCAAAAATAGATGCAGGAAAGCTTAGCATCGAGCAGGTTCCGGTGAACTTGCAAAATCTTATCGAGGAAGTCATCGATATTTTTAAACCCGGCGTTGCCCAAAAATCAGTAAAACTGATCACGGATATCCATGAAAATGTGCCGTCTCAAATAGAAACCGATCCCCTACGTTTAAAACAGGTAATAACCAATCTGGTATCCAATGCGGTAAAATTCACCCACCAAGGAGAGATTCTGATCCGGATCACCGCCCGGGACCAGGAAAACGATGAGGGCGTTTATCTGGAAATTTCCATTCATGATACCGGTATTGGTATGGATCAACAGGCACTGGATACGCTTTTTCATGCATTCACCCAGGAAGATGGGTCAACCGCCAGAAAATTCGGCGGTACCGGCCTGGGGCTGGCCATATCAAAAAACCTGGTAGAATTGATGGGCGGACAGATTTTCGTATCCAGCACCAAAGGAAAGGGCTCGTGTTTTTCCTTTACCATCCTTACCCAACGCCGGATGGCAAGTCATTTGGCTGCAGCAGACCAACACGCATTACAAAATAAAAAAACGTATAAACCCAAGCAACCGGATCTTAACACCGGGACGGTGAAGATGGGAAGACAATTTCACCGGACCTGCGAAACGGACACCGCAGTGAATAAAAAGATAGACGAAAGGTCCGGGGATACCGGACCTGATGCGGAACAAAAACTTTGCGATCAGGTGATAGAGATGATCACAAAAATGGGTACATTGCTCAATAAAAACAGCCTGGATGCCAAGCTGCATGCGGCAGCACTCACAAAAAAGCTGGCAGGCACCGTTTTTGCCGAGAATGCCAATACCCTGGCCCTTCAAATCAAACACTTTGATTTCCCCAATGCCCGCAAAACCTTTGAATCCCTGGAAGCCGAAATCCGAAACCACCTATCTTAA
- a CDS encoding hydrogenase small subunit: protein MDTNSSNNFYERLEAKGVSRRDFLKYCTALTATMGLSHSFVGEVAAKIEKAAGIRPPVVWLHFSECTGCSEAFLRTPDVGGIILETISVEYHETLMVASGEQAEQNLHHAVEKYKGKFICIVEGAVGTSHKGSYGRVAGKTFLEIAKEVIPKAAATICVGTCSAYGGISAAAPNPGGYKGVKDAIGIETINLPGCPFNPLNLLGTILKYLNNEKMELDDYGRPSFAYGETVHDNCPRLEHYENDEFVEEFGSKEARLGYCLYKMGCRGPETYNNCPTAKFNDGTSFPIQAGHPCIGCSEPDFWDEMTPFYEEM from the coding sequence ATGGACACCAATTCCAGTAACAACTTTTATGAAAGATTAGAAGCAAAAGGGGTCTCACGAAGAGATTTTCTCAAGTACTGCACCGCCCTGACGGCGACCATGGGCTTGTCCCACTCATTTGTGGGGGAAGTGGCCGCAAAAATTGAAAAAGCCGCTGGGATACGTCCCCCGGTGGTGTGGCTGCACTTTTCTGAATGTACCGGATGTTCAGAGGCATTTTTAAGGACGCCGGATGTGGGCGGCATCATCCTGGAAACCATTTCCGTAGAATACCATGAAACCCTTATGGTTGCCTCCGGTGAACAGGCCGAACAAAACCTGCACCATGCTGTTGAAAAATACAAAGGCAAATTTATCTGTATTGTGGAAGGTGCGGTCGGCACCAGTCATAAAGGATCATACGGCAGGGTTGCCGGAAAAACCTTTTTGGAAATTGCCAAGGAAGTTATCCCCAAAGCGGCCGCAACCATTTGTGTGGGAACCTGTTCCGCATACGGCGGCATTTCTGCTGCCGCACCCAACCCCGGTGGGTATAAAGGCGTAAAAGATGCCATCGGTATTGAGACCATCAATCTGCCGGGCTGTCCTTTCAATCCTTTGAATCTGCTCGGCACCATCCTCAAGTATCTGAACAACGAAAAGATGGAACTCGACGACTACGGCAGACCCTCCTTTGCGTATGGGGAAACCGTTCACGACAACTGTCCGCGTCTCGAACATTATGAAAACGATGAATTCGTCGAGGAATTCGGCTCCAAGGAAGCCAGGCTTGGATACTGTCTGTATAAAATGGGCTGTAGAGGCCCTGAAACCTATAATAATTGTCCCACCGCGAAATTTAACGACGGCACAAGTTTCCCTATTCAGGCCGGTCATCCCTGCATTGGCTGCAGTGAACCCGACTTCTGGGACGAAATGACGCCGTTTTATGAAGAAATGTAG
- a CDS encoding sulfite exporter TauE/SafE family protein, with product MRIWPLVLKAPQYLGFWMLADTAYVFLLSFFLDAVIPLSFSKFIFVHFLAIGVGAMVMFTGLGAGILWIPVLTFLDIRPSEAVAISIFTQIAGKGTGSLTYFFNGMVDIKTAVAFIPMALTGVTLGFLSSFYISRGCEQLLLYIFVAIAAYLLIRTIQSLKSPDPVVDAVPVIPGSIIYAKSYPVVIVSSFFTGLLSIGNTDWLIPHMTLKLKMPTSRAVATSLMIMFVTILFYLCLTCISVWQGYVSWPHGTHLLFATCSGVIVGGQIGTRLVSIPWFERYQKHTFIVLLGVSIVHLLF from the coding sequence ATGAGAATATGGCCCCTAGTGTTAAAGGCGCCTCAATACCTTGGCTTCTGGATGCTGGCGGATACTGCATATGTTTTTTTGCTCTCTTTTTTTTTAGATGCCGTTATTCCATTAAGCTTTTCTAAATTTATTTTTGTCCATTTTCTGGCCATTGGTGTCGGCGCCATGGTGATGTTCACCGGCCTGGGTGCAGGGATTCTCTGGATACCGGTTTTAACCTTTCTGGACATCAGGCCGTCGGAGGCTGTCGCCATTTCAATATTTACCCAGATTGCCGGTAAAGGCACCGGTTCGCTGACCTATTTTTTCAACGGTATGGTTGATATAAAAACAGCCGTTGCCTTTATCCCCATGGCCCTGACAGGTGTGACCCTGGGGTTTTTATCCAGTTTTTACATCTCCAGGGGCTGTGAACAGCTTTTGCTGTATATTTTTGTGGCCATTGCGGCCTATCTTCTGATCCGGACCATTCAATCCTTAAAAAGCCCGGATCCGGTTGTTGACGCAGTGCCTGTGATCCCTGGTTCCATCATCTATGCCAAAAGCTATCCAGTGGTTATTGTCTCTTCATTTTTTACGGGGTTGCTGAGTATCGGTAATACGGACTGGCTGATTCCCCATATGACCCTGAAACTCAAAATGCCGACCTCCCGGGCCGTGGCCACCAGTCTGATGATCATGTTTGTCACCATCCTGTTTTACCTTTGCCTGACATGTATCAGCGTCTGGCAGGGGTATGTCTCCTGGCCCCACGGCACCCATCTGTTATTTGCCACCTGCAGCGGGGTGATCGTGGGCGGTCAGATCGGCACCCGCCTGGTCAGTATCCCATGGTTTGAACGATACCAGAAACATACGTTTATTGTGCTGCTGGGTGTTTCCATCGTTCATTTGCTGTTTTAA
- a CDS encoding methyl-accepting chemotaxis protein: MKRIRFKNLSLFKKIFSITCLSGLLLFAIVTFFIIPVIQKGMIQERETALENVVDTVFSLIKDYEKRVGQGKMTREQAKSEAKNHIRAIRYGEYSQEYLFVLHEKDTSMVIHPMQPELNGESMTQTKDAKGIFPFREMVTLARENSGGFLTYYWPKPGSNEPVPKLSHVKAFKSWGWVIGSGIYMDDVAAAVNKVKWNIYIAILSTTLISLGLALYIAKIIVNPIKQSVLFAEHVAQGDLTRQLSIEQEDEVGSLVDALNRMVSSLGTMFSDFSEKTDSISACSTELSAISEQMSSSSKQIAGNCSHILGIAEETADGMTTTAAATEQTSISVQSIVSASEEMSATIAEISGSMAKGSRTTDMAVNTAKDVSNKIENLNKAANEISQITETISDISEQTNLLALNATIEAARAGDAGKGFTVVAAEIKELARQTAQATDEISAKITGIQSTTRESVSSITSITDIINDINQIVSTVASAMEEQSATTKEISFNVSQAAQGMKEANEHINDAAQNAEHVKEDISENSHATEEMSRSSEHVKASASELSQMAERLEQMVGQFKF; encoded by the coding sequence ATGAAACGAATTCGATTCAAGAACCTCAGCCTTTTTAAGAAAATTTTCAGTATCACCTGTCTGTCCGGTTTGTTACTTTTCGCGATTGTCACCTTTTTCATTATTCCTGTGATCCAAAAGGGAATGATCCAAGAGCGTGAAACTGCTTTGGAAAATGTCGTGGATACCGTTTTCAGCCTGATTAAGGATTATGAAAAACGGGTCGGTCAGGGAAAAATGACCCGGGAACAAGCAAAGTCCGAAGCTAAAAATCACATCCGGGCGATAAGATACGGAGAATATTCCCAGGAATATCTTTTCGTTCTCCATGAAAAAGATACCAGCATGGTGATCCATCCCATGCAGCCGGAGCTGAACGGAGAATCCATGACCCAAACTAAAGATGCCAAGGGGATATTTCCGTTTAGGGAAATGGTCACACTGGCCCGGGAAAACTCCGGCGGTTTCTTAACCTATTACTGGCCTAAACCCGGTTCAAATGAACCGGTCCCCAAACTTTCCCATGTAAAGGCGTTTAAATCCTGGGGATGGGTCATCGGATCTGGAATTTACATGGACGATGTCGCGGCTGCCGTCAACAAGGTAAAATGGAATATTTACATTGCCATTTTGTCCACTACGCTCATTTCTCTGGGGCTGGCACTGTATATAGCTAAAATTATAGTGAATCCAATTAAACAAAGTGTGTTGTTTGCCGAACATGTGGCACAGGGAGATTTAACCCGTCAACTTTCCATCGAACAGGAAGACGAAGTCGGAAGCCTGGTCGATGCGTTGAACCGGATGGTCTCAAGCTTGGGCACAATGTTTTCCGATTTTTCAGAAAAAACAGATTCCATCTCTGCCTGTTCAACCGAATTGTCCGCCATTTCCGAACAGATGTCTTCCAGCTCCAAGCAGATAGCCGGTAATTGCTCGCATATTCTGGGTATAGCAGAAGAAACCGCCGATGGTATGACAACGACGGCAGCCGCCACAGAGCAGACAAGCATCAGTGTCCAGTCCATCGTATCCGCTTCTGAAGAGATGTCAGCAACCATTGCCGAAATTTCCGGGAGCATGGCCAAAGGAAGCCGCACAACAGATATGGCAGTGAATACAGCTAAAGATGTGTCCAACAAAATAGAAAATTTAAATAAGGCGGCAAACGAGATCAGTCAAATCACAGAGACCATCTCGGATATCTCTGAGCAAACAAATCTTTTGGCCCTTAATGCCACAATTGAAGCCGCCCGGGCAGGTGACGCAGGCAAAGGGTTTACCGTGGTGGCTGCTGAAATCAAAGAGCTGGCCAGGCAAACCGCCCAGGCTACGGATGAGATTAGCGCAAAAATCACAGGAATTCAGTCCACAACCCGGGAATCCGTATCGTCCATCACATCCATAACGGACATTATTAACGATATCAATCAAATTGTTTCCACCGTCGCCAGTGCCATGGAAGAGCAATCAGCCACGACAAAAGAAATCTCATTCAATGTCAGCCAGGCAGCCCAGGGAATGAAAGAGGCCAACGAACATATCAACGATGCCGCCCAAAACGCAGAACATGTCAAAGAGGATATCTCCGAGAACTCCCATGCTACAGAAGAAATGAGTAGATCAAGCGAACATGTAAAAGCCAGTGCATCTGAGCTTTCCCAAATGGCCGAGCGTCTCGAACAAATGGTTGGGCAGTTTAAATTTTAA
- a CDS encoding nickel-dependent hydrogenase large subunit — MGKRIIVDPITRIEGHLRIEVEVANGKVTDAWCSGQMFRGIEVMLQGRDPRDAHHFVQRSCGVCTYVHALSSVRAVEKACNIEIPENARIVRNLLHGSQFQHDHIVHFYHLHALDWVDIVSALSADPAKTAKLSENVSGRPQNSAYFKEVQTRLKTFVNSGQLGPFNNAYWGHSAYKLPPEANLMAAAHYIEGLKLQAKAARMHAIFGGKNPHPQFLVVGGITSVKDLTPERIDEFTQIWKETKAFIDEVYLPDLMAIASFYKDWGAIGGNNDTFLAYGEFPQKNIDDDLLFPGGVVDANLAYAAVDTDKITEDVTRSWYEKGSAKHPLSGETKPIAGEINYDTDDKYTWIKAPRYAGKAAEVGPLARVLVAYAKGHGQVKKMVDHTLKTLGVGKEALFSTLGRTAARAIETVIISEAMEGWIETLKSNIAAGNKKTYQSWTMPDKGKGGGLNDVPRGALGHWIDIEGGKIKNYQYVVPSTWNFGPRDSKKQRGPVEKALVGTPVADASKPLEVLRSVHSFDPCLACAVHVIDPHTNQTYEVKVI; from the coding sequence ATGGGTAAAAGAATCATTGTTGATCCCATTACCAGAATAGAGGGGCACCTTAGAATTGAGGTGGAAGTGGCAAACGGCAAGGTGACGGATGCCTGGTGTTCCGGGCAGATGTTCCGGGGCATCGAGGTGATGCTCCAGGGTCGCGATCCCCGGGATGCCCACCATTTTGTCCAGCGCTCCTGCGGTGTTTGCACCTATGTTCATGCGCTCTCTTCGGTTCGCGCGGTGGAAAAGGCCTGTAACATAGAGATTCCGGAAAATGCACGGATCGTTCGTAATTTGCTGCACGGCAGCCAGTTCCAGCATGATCACATTGTTCATTTTTATCATCTGCATGCCCTGGACTGGGTGGATATTGTCAGCGCCCTGTCCGCAGATCCGGCCAAGACAGCAAAATTGTCTGAAAACGTATCCGGCCGGCCCCAGAATTCGGCATACTTCAAAGAGGTGCAAACCCGGCTGAAAACTTTCGTGAACAGCGGGCAGCTCGGCCCCTTTAACAATGCATATTGGGGACATTCAGCCTATAAACTGCCGCCCGAAGCCAACCTCATGGCTGCGGCCCATTATATTGAAGGGTTGAAACTACAGGCCAAGGCGGCACGCATGCATGCCATCTTCGGCGGTAAAAATCCCCATCCCCAGTTCCTGGTTGTGGGGGGTATTACCTCCGTAAAAGATCTGACACCCGAAAGAATTGACGAATTCACACAGATCTGGAAAGAGACCAAGGCATTTATTGACGAAGTATACCTGCCCGATCTGATGGCCATTGCATCTTTCTACAAAGATTGGGGTGCCATCGGCGGCAACAATGACACCTTTCTTGCCTATGGCGAGTTCCCCCAGAAGAATATCGATGACGATCTGTTGTTTCCCGGTGGTGTTGTGGACGCAAACCTGGCCTACGCGGCCGTGGATACCGATAAGATTACCGAAGACGTCACCCGGTCCTGGTATGAAAAAGGTTCGGCCAAGCATCCCCTTTCCGGGGAAACCAAACCCATCGCCGGAGAGATTAACTACGACACCGACGATAAATACACCTGGATCAAGGCCCCGAGATATGCCGGTAAAGCGGCGGAGGTTGGTCCCCTGGCCCGGGTCCTGGTTGCCTATGCAAAGGGCCACGGCCAGGTGAAGAAAATGGTTGACCACACCCTTAAAACCCTTGGCGTGGGTAAAGAGGCGCTGTTCTCCACCCTTGGCAGGACTGCTGCCCGGGCCATTGAGACCGTCATCATTTCAGAGGCCATGGAAGGCTGGATCGAAACATTGAAATCCAATATCGCTGCGGGCAACAAAAAGACCTATCAGTCCTGGACCATGCCGGACAAAGGGAAGGGCGGCGGTCTGAACGACGTGCCCCGCGGCGCTTTAGGCCACTGGATCGATATTGAAGGCGGTAAAATTAAAAATTATCAGTACGTGGTGCCCTCCACATGGAATTTTGGCCCCCGTGACAGCAAAAAACAACGGGGCCCTGTGGAAAAAGCCCTTGTGGGCACGCCTGTGGCGGATGCGTCCAAACCTTTGGAAGTGCTGCGCAGTGTTCACTCCTTTGATCCGTGTCTTGCATGCGCGGTTCATGTGATTGATCCCCACACCAACCAGACCTATGAGGTAAAGGTCATTTAA
- a CDS encoding 3-hydroxybutyryl-CoA dehydrogenase: MNKICVIGAGTMGAGIAQVFAVNGYMVVLRDIEQDFVNNGISIIAKNLNRMAAKGKLEEVMIQPILARIIGTTDPENARDCDLVVEAAVENMKIKKQIFSELDTICKPSTILASNTSSLSIAEVATATKRPDKVIGMHFFNPAPVMALIEIIKGVATSEETFDAVKALALDLGKEPVQVDEAPGFVVNRILIPMINEAAAIYAEGVASAQDIDTAMKLGANHPIGPLALGDLVGLDVCLAIMDVLYDEFKDSKYRATPLLRKYVRAGRLGRKSGKGFYEY; the protein is encoded by the coding sequence ATGAATAAAATATGTGTCATCGGTGCCGGTACCATGGGTGCCGGCATTGCCCAGGTGTTTGCCGTCAATGGTTATATGGTGGTATTGCGGGATATTGAGCAGGATTTTGTCAACAACGGCATTTCGATCATTGCTAAAAATTTGAACCGCATGGCGGCCAAGGGAAAATTGGAAGAGGTGATGATCCAGCCGATTCTTGCCCGGATCATCGGCACCACAGATCCTGAAAATGCCCGGGATTGTGATCTTGTGGTGGAAGCTGCCGTGGAAAACATGAAGATCAAAAAACAGATTTTCAGTGAACTTGACACTATCTGTAAACCGTCAACCATCCTGGCCTCCAACACCTCTTCCCTTTCCATCGCCGAGGTGGCCACGGCCACAAAGCGTCCGGACAAGGTGATCGGGATGCACTTTTTTAACCCGGCACCTGTCATGGCGCTCATTGAGATTATTAAAGGGGTTGCCACATCCGAGGAAACCTTTGACGCGGTGAAGGCCTTGGCCCTGGATCTTGGCAAGGAGCCGGTCCAGGTGGATGAAGCACCGGGATTTGTGGTGAACCGCATATTGATTCCCATGATCAACGAAGCGGCCGCCATCTATGCCGAAGGCGTTGCCAGTGCCCAGGATATTGATACGGCCATGAAACTGGGTGCCAACCACCCCATAGGCCCCCTGGCATTGGGCGACCTGGTCGGTCTGGACGTCTGCCTGGCCATCATGGATGTGCTTTACGACGAATTTAAGGACTCCAAGTACAGGGCCACACCCCTGCTGCGAAAATATGTCCGTGCCGGACGGCTCGGCCGAAAAAGCGGAAAAGGGTTTTATGAGTATTAA
- a CDS encoding HyaD/HybD family hydrogenase maturation endopeptidase, translating into MDVNNITVLGVGNILYTDDGVGIRVVEKLEKEYEFSGDVDIIDGGVLGVNLLGVISNAGRLIVVDTVLNHGRPGDLHRLDHDQIPNRILAKNSLHQVDLIEALTLCNALDHVPETTIIGVEPKDIENLSEELSPEVGARLDDLVQNVLEEITRLGGSFQPRA; encoded by the coding sequence ATGGATGTGAATAATATAACAGTGCTGGGTGTGGGAAATATCCTTTACACCGATGACGGTGTCGGTATCCGGGTGGTTGAAAAGCTGGAAAAAGAGTACGAATTTTCCGGCGATGTGGACATTATAGACGGTGGCGTTCTAGGCGTGAACCTGCTGGGGGTGATCTCCAATGCAGGCCGCCTTATTGTGGTGGACACCGTACTGAATCACGGCCGGCCGGGAGATCTGCACCGGCTGGACCATGATCAGATCCCCAACAGGATTCTGGCAAAAAATTCGTTGCACCAGGTGGATCTTATTGAGGCATTGACCCTGTGCAATGCTTTGGACCATGTGCCTGAGACCACCATCATCGGCGTTGAACCCAAGGACATTGAGAATTTGAGCGAAGAGTTAAGTCCGGAAGTCGGGGCGCGGCTGGATGACCTTGTGCAAAACGTTCTTGAAGAAATCACCCGCCTTGGCGGTTCCTTTCAGCCCAGGGCATGA